In Leptodesmis sichuanensis A121, the following are encoded in one genomic region:
- a CDS encoding B12-binding domain-containing radical SAM protein, which yields MRVLLLYPRFPKSFWSFEKALELVGRKALLPPLGLITVAALLPQEWEFKLVDRNVSSLTEADWEWADVVILSAMIVQKEDCLQQIQEAKRRGKQVAIGGPYATALPHEVEAAGADYLILDEGEITLPLFVEAIVAGKPQGIFRANGEKPDVTTTPIPRFDLLDFGAYDNMSVQFSRGCPFQCEFCDIIVLYGRKPRTKTPSQLLAELNRLYELGWRRTVFMVDDNFIGNKRNVKLLLKELQPWMEERGYPFNFSTEASVDLANDQELMDAMVACNFIAVFLGIETPDEASLTLTQKHQNTRYALQDSVDRIVRSGLRVMAGFIIGFDGEQARAGDRIVQFVEQTTIPIALFSMLQALPDTALWHRLQQEGRLRNGQGDINQTTLMNFIPTRPLEEIAREYIAAFWHLYDPLNYLNRAYQHMLKLGAPPFRRRLRRVSWANIRALLILCWRQGVIRKTRWRFWLNLISILRHNPHAWESYLLVCALGEHFLEYRTIVKTQIEAQLADYLAECEAAVGMPHEPGTVPAIAG from the coding sequence ATGCGTGTTTTACTCCTCTATCCGCGGTTTCCTAAAAGCTTCTGGTCGTTTGAAAAAGCGCTGGAACTGGTAGGCCGGAAAGCCTTATTACCACCGCTGGGCCTGATCACGGTAGCGGCTCTTCTGCCCCAGGAGTGGGAATTCAAGCTGGTCGATCGCAATGTGAGTTCCCTTACTGAAGCAGACTGGGAGTGGGCTGATGTAGTGATACTCTCAGCTATGATTGTGCAGAAAGAGGACTGTTTGCAGCAGATTCAGGAAGCTAAACGACGGGGGAAACAAGTTGCGATCGGTGGCCCTTATGCTACAGCTTTACCTCACGAAGTTGAAGCCGCCGGAGCCGATTACCTGATTCTGGATGAAGGAGAAATTACTCTGCCGCTGTTTGTAGAGGCGATCGTGGCAGGAAAACCTCAAGGAATTTTTCGTGCTAACGGTGAAAAGCCCGATGTCACCACCACACCTATTCCCCGATTCGACTTACTGGACTTTGGTGCTTACGATAATATGTCCGTCCAATTTTCGCGGGGGTGTCCCTTTCAGTGCGAATTCTGCGACATCATTGTGCTTTATGGCCGTAAGCCTCGTACCAAAACGCCAAGTCAGTTGCTGGCAGAACTGAACCGTTTATATGAGCTGGGTTGGCGGCGAACAGTATTTATGGTGGATGACAACTTTATTGGCAATAAGCGCAATGTCAAGTTGCTGCTGAAAGAGTTGCAACCCTGGATGGAAGAGCGGGGCTACCCTTTTAATTTCAGTACCGAAGCTTCGGTAGATTTGGCAAATGATCAGGAACTGATGGACGCCATGGTAGCCTGCAACTTTATCGCTGTCTTTTTAGGGATTGAAACTCCCGATGAAGCCAGCCTGACCCTGACCCAAAAACATCAGAACACACGGTATGCTTTGCAAGATTCGGTCGATCGCATTGTCCGCTCAGGTTTACGGGTGATGGCCGGGTTCATTATTGGATTTGATGGCGAGCAGGCAAGAGCGGGCGATCGCATTGTTCAGTTTGTCGAACAAACCACAATTCCAATAGCGCTGTTTAGTATGTTACAGGCATTACCCGACACGGCTCTCTGGCATCGGTTACAGCAAGAAGGGCGACTCCGCAATGGCCAGGGCGACATTAACCAGACCACGCTGATGAACTTTATACCAACCCGTCCTTTGGAAGAGATTGCTAGAGAATACATTGCTGCCTTCTGGCACCTTTACGATCCACTGAATTATCTGAACCGAGCCTATCAGCATATGCTGAAGTTAGGAGCACCTCCGTTCCGCAGACGGTTGAGACGTGTGAGTTGGGCCAATATTCGGGCATTACTGATTCTCTGTTGGCGGCAGGGCGTTATTCGTAAAACTCGCTGGCGCTTCTGGCTGAACTTGATTAGCATCCTGCGCCACAATCCCCATGCCTGGGAATCTTACCTGCTGGTTTGTGCCCTGGGCGAACATTTTCTGGAATACCGGACGATCGTCAAAACTCAAATCGAGGCGCAACTAGCTGATTATCTAGCTGAATGTGAAGCTGCGGTTGGAATGCCTCATGAGCCAGGAACCGTTCCGGCGATCGCTGGTTAA
- the petL gene encoding cytochrome b6-f complex subunit PetL, giving the protein MSGVVSYVVLLGGAFGLAMGLYFGFRAIKLI; this is encoded by the coding sequence ATGTCTGGAGTTGTGAGTTACGTAGTGCTGTTAGGGGGCGCTTTTGGATTAGCGATGGGGTTGTATTTTGGCTTCCGGGCAATCAAGCTCATCTAA